From a region of the Mycolicibacterium sp. MU0050 genome:
- a CDS encoding bifunctional uroporphyrinogen-III C-methyltransferase/uroporphyrinogen-III synthase codes for MTRRKPKPGRIIFVGSGPGDPGLLTTRARAVLVNAALVFTDPDVPDAVLSVVGLELPPAVGPAPAPEPKGAPEKNGQAPAKDDAASPVVKIGPDIRPALGDPVEVAKTLISEAKTGVDVVRMVAGDPLSVDSVLAEVNAVAKAQMVFEIIPGLPASTAVPTYAGLPLGSSHTVADVRAPEVDWAALAAAPGPLILHATPQHLADSARTLIEFGLAENTPCVVTAQGTTCAQRSVETVLSGLTDRAAIGGTDPAGPLTGPLVVTIGRTVAHRAKLNWWESRALYGWTVLVPRTKEQAPEMSDRLVTHGATPVEVPTIAVEPPRSPAQMERAVKGLVDGRYQWVVFTSTNAVRAVWEKFAEFGLDARAFSGVKIACVGEATADRVRAFGISPELVPSGEQSSLGLLEDFPPYDEVFDPVNRVLLPRADIATETLAEGLRERGWEIEDVTAYRTVRAAPPPAQTREQIKTGGFDAVCFTSSSTVRNLVGIAGKPHARTIVACIGPKTAETATEFGLRVDVQPETAAVGPLVEALAEHAARLRAEGALPPPRKKSRRR; via the coding sequence ATGACTAGGCGCAAGCCGAAGCCGGGGCGCATCATTTTCGTCGGCTCGGGTCCGGGTGATCCGGGCCTGCTGACGACGCGGGCCCGCGCGGTGTTGGTCAACGCCGCACTGGTCTTCACCGACCCCGACGTGCCGGATGCGGTGCTGTCGGTGGTGGGGTTGGAGTTGCCGCCGGCGGTGGGGCCCGCTCCGGCTCCGGAGCCGAAGGGGGCTCCCGAGAAGAACGGGCAGGCGCCGGCCAAGGACGACGCCGCGTCGCCGGTGGTGAAGATCGGACCGGACATCCGGCCCGCGCTGGGTGACCCGGTCGAGGTGGCCAAGACGCTGATCAGCGAGGCCAAGACCGGCGTGGACGTGGTCCGGATGGTCGCCGGCGACCCGTTGTCGGTCGACTCGGTGCTGGCCGAGGTCAACGCCGTCGCCAAGGCGCAGATGGTCTTCGAGATCATCCCCGGCCTGCCCGCGTCCACCGCGGTGCCGACGTACGCCGGACTGCCGCTGGGCTCGTCGCACACCGTCGCCGACGTGCGGGCCCCCGAGGTCGACTGGGCCGCGCTGGCCGCGGCGCCGGGCCCGCTGATCCTGCACGCCACCCCGCAGCACCTGGCGGACTCGGCGCGCACGCTGATCGAATTCGGCCTCGCCGAGAACACCCCCTGCGTGGTGACCGCGCAGGGCACCACGTGCGCGCAGCGCAGCGTGGAGACCGTGCTGTCGGGGCTGACCGACCGGGCCGCCATCGGCGGGACCGACCCGGCCGGCCCGCTGACCGGGCCGCTGGTGGTCACCATCGGTCGCACCGTGGCGCACCGGGCGAAGCTGAACTGGTGGGAGAGCCGGGCGCTGTACGGCTGGACCGTGCTGGTGCCGCGCACCAAGGAGCAGGCCCCCGAGATGAGCGACCGGCTGGTCACCCACGGGGCCACCCCCGTCGAGGTGCCGACCATCGCCGTCGAACCGCCGCGCAGCCCCGCGCAGATGGAACGCGCCGTCAAGGGCCTGGTGGACGGCCGCTACCAGTGGGTGGTGTTCACCTCCACCAACGCCGTGCGCGCCGTCTGGGAGAAGTTCGCCGAGTTCGGTCTGGACGCTCGCGCGTTCTCCGGCGTCAAGATCGCCTGCGTCGGAGAGGCCACCGCGGACCGGGTGCGCGCGTTCGGCATCAGCCCCGAGCTGGTGCCGTCGGGCGAGCAGTCCTCGCTGGGTCTGCTCGAGGACTTCCCGCCCTACGACGAGGTTTTCGACCCCGTGAACCGGGTGTTGTTGCCGCGCGCCGACATTGCCACCGAAACGCTGGCCGAGGGCCTGCGGGAGCGCGGCTGGGAGATCGAGGACGTCACGGCCTACCGCACGGTGCGCGCCGCGCCGCCGCCGGCGCAGACCCGCGAGCAGATCAAGACCGGCGGCTTCGACGCGGTCTGCTTCACCTCCAGCTCGACGGTGCGCAACCTGGTCGGTATCGCCGGAAAGCCGCACGCGCGCACCATTGTTGCGTGCATCGGGCCCAAGACCGCAGAGACGGCAACGGAGTTCGGGCTGCGGGTGGACGTGCAGCCCGAGACCGCCGCGGTCGGACCGCTGGTCGAGGCGTTGGCCGAGCACGCCGCCCGGCTGCGCGCCGAGGGTGCGCTGCCGCCGCCGCGCAAGAAGAGCCGTCGGCGCTAG
- the hemC gene encoding hydroxymethylbilane synthase: MIRIGTRGSLLATTQAGTIRDALIERGHAAELVIIATDGDLSSAPIAEIGVGVFTAALREAIADGRVDAAVHSYKDIPTAYDPRFQIPATPRREDPRDALVARDGMVLGELPPGSTIGTSSVRRGAQLRALGLGLEIRPLRGNLDTRLNRVSSGELDAIVVARAGLSRIGRLDAVTETLDPVQMLPAPAQGALAIECRAGDTALASVLAELNDVDTHAAITAERVLLAEMEAGCSAPVGAIAEVVESIDEDGNVFNELSLRGCVAAVDGSDVIRASGIGPADRARELGLSVTEELFELGARELLGH; the protein is encoded by the coding sequence GTGATTCGGATCGGAACCCGCGGTAGCCTGCTTGCCACCACGCAGGCCGGCACCATCCGGGACGCTCTGATCGAACGCGGACACGCCGCCGAACTGGTGATCATCGCCACCGACGGGGACCTCTCCTCGGCCCCCATCGCCGAGATCGGCGTCGGGGTCTTCACCGCCGCCCTCCGGGAGGCGATCGCCGACGGCCGCGTCGACGCCGCCGTGCACTCCTACAAGGACATCCCCACGGCATACGACCCCCGATTCCAGATCCCGGCCACCCCGCGCCGGGAAGACCCGCGAGACGCGCTGGTGGCGCGCGACGGCATGGTGCTGGGCGAGTTGCCCCCGGGCTCGACCATCGGCACGTCGTCCGTGCGCAGGGGGGCACAGCTTAGAGCACTGGGTCTCGGTTTGGAAATCCGCCCCCTACGAGGCAACCTAGATACCAGGTTGAACAGGGTAAGCAGCGGCGAACTCGACGCCATCGTGGTGGCCCGGGCGGGACTGTCCCGAATCGGACGCCTCGATGCAGTCACCGAGACGCTGGATCCGGTACAGATGTTGCCGGCGCCGGCTCAGGGGGCACTGGCGATCGAGTGCCGTGCCGGTGATACCGCGCTCGCGAGCGTGTTGGCGGAGTTGAACGACGTCGACACACACGCGGCAATCACCGCAGAGCGTGTCCTGCTCGCCGAAATGGAGGCGGGTTGTTCCGCACCGGTCGGCGCGATCGCGGAAGTGGTCGAGTCGATCGATGAGGACGGCAACGTCTTCAACGAACTGTCGCTGCGCGGCTGCGTGGCGGCGGTGGACGGATCCGACGTGATCCGCGCGTCCGGTATCGGGCCTGCCGATCGGGCACGGGAGCTGGGGCTCTCGGTGACCGAGGAGTTATTCGAGCTGGGTGCGCGCGAACTGTTGGGTCACTGA
- a CDS encoding glutamyl-tRNA reductase has product MSVLLFGVSHRSAPVPVLEQLSTDEADQAKIIDRILESSLVSEAMVLSTCNRVEVYAVVEAFHGGLSAIGQVLADHSGMPMGDLTKYAYVRYAEAAVEHLFSVASGLDSAVIGEQQVLGQVRRAYAAAEANSSVGRTLHELSQRALSVGKRVHSETGIDAAGASVVSVALGMAESRLSGLAGRTAAVVGAGSMGALSGAHLVRAGISSVHVVNRSVPRAQRLAANLREQGVQATAMSLDELPAALVDVDVVISSTGAVRPVVSLADMHNALAQRNGGGSDPRPLVVCDLGMPRDVDPAVSGLPGVWVVDMDRIQREPSARAAAADAEAARTIVATELATYLAGQRMAEVTPTVTALRRRAADVVEAELLRLDNRLPSLDTAHRDEVARTVRRVVDKLLHAPTVRVKQLASAPGGDSYAEALRELFELDPTTVDAVATASELPLVTTDFDSMTEPPE; this is encoded by the coding sequence GTGAGCGTCCTGCTTTTCGGGGTGTCGCACCGCAGTGCGCCGGTCCCCGTACTGGAGCAATTGTCGACGGACGAGGCCGACCAGGCCAAGATTATCGACCGGATCCTCGAGTCGTCGTTGGTGTCCGAGGCGATGGTGCTCTCGACCTGCAACCGGGTCGAGGTGTACGCGGTGGTCGAGGCCTTCCACGGCGGCCTGTCCGCGATCGGCCAGGTGCTCGCCGACCATTCCGGCATGCCGATGGGTGACCTCACCAAGTACGCCTACGTCCGGTACGCCGAAGCCGCCGTCGAGCATCTGTTCTCGGTGGCCTCCGGCCTGGATTCGGCCGTCATCGGCGAACAGCAGGTCCTGGGCCAGGTGCGGCGCGCCTACGCCGCCGCCGAGGCCAACAGCAGCGTGGGTCGCACGCTGCACGAGCTTTCCCAGCGCGCCCTGTCGGTGGGCAAGCGGGTGCACTCCGAAACCGGGATCGACGCCGCGGGCGCCTCGGTGGTGTCGGTGGCGCTCGGCATGGCCGAGTCCCGCTTGAGCGGCCTGGCCGGCCGCACGGCCGCGGTGGTCGGCGCGGGTTCGATGGGCGCCCTCTCGGGTGCGCACCTGGTCCGCGCCGGCATCAGTTCCGTGCACGTGGTGAACCGCTCGGTCCCGCGCGCCCAGCGGCTGGCGGCCAACCTGCGGGAGCAGGGCGTGCAGGCCACCGCCATGAGCCTCGACGAGCTGCCCGCCGCGCTGGTGGACGTCGACGTGGTGATCAGCAGCACCGGTGCGGTGCGGCCCGTGGTGTCGCTGGCCGACATGCACAACGCGCTCGCGCAGCGCAACGGCGGCGGGAGCGACCCGCGTCCGCTGGTGGTCTGCGACCTGGGGATGCCCCGCGACGTGGACCCCGCCGTCAGCGGCCTGCCGGGCGTCTGGGTCGTCGACATGGACCGCATCCAGCGGGAGCCCTCGGCGCGGGCGGCCGCCGCCGACGCCGAGGCCGCGCGCACCATCGTCGCTACCGAGCTCGCGACCTATCTGGCCGGTCAGCGCATGGCCGAGGTCACCCCGACCGTGACGGCGCTGCGCCGACGCGCCGCCGACGTCGTGGAGGCGGAGCTGCTGCGGCTGGACAACCGGCTGCCGAGCCTGGACACGGCCCACCGCGACGAGGTGGCACGCACCGTGCGGCGGGTGGTCGACAAGCTGTTGCACGCACCCACCGTGCGGGTCAAACAGCTCGCGAGTGCGCCCGGCGGCGACAGCTACGCCGAGGCGCTGCGGGAACTGTTCGAACTCGACCCCACTACCGTCGACGCCGTTGCCACCGCAAGTGAATTGCCTTTGGTGACAACGGATTTCGACTCCATGACCGAACCGCCCGAGTAG
- a CDS encoding glutaredoxin family protein, with product MSAAQVSLLVRSGCQICHRLGEQLAVLAAELDFELSTVDVDEAAAAGDKTLRAEYGDRLPVVLLDGVEHSYWEVDEPRLRRDLAARGDAR from the coding sequence ATGAGCGCCGCGCAGGTCAGCCTGCTGGTCCGGTCCGGGTGTCAGATCTGCCACCGCCTCGGTGAACAACTGGCGGTGCTGGCCGCCGAGTTGGATTTCGAACTGAGCACCGTCGACGTCGACGAGGCCGCCGCGGCCGGTGACAAGACATTGCGCGCCGAGTACGGCGACCGGCTCCCGGTGGTGCTGCTCGACGGCGTCGAGCACAGCTACTGGGAGGTCGACGAACCGCGGCTGCGCCGCGACCTGGCCGCGCGCGGTGACGCACGGTGA
- a CDS encoding HAD family hydrolase: MTDSAEPRSDDGADDSAVPQPPPADLTAAAFFDVDNTMVHGSSLVHFARGLAARKYFTYRDVLGFIYAQAKFQLTGRENSDDVAEGKRKALSFIEGRTTAELSAVGEEIYDEIIADKIWPGTRDLAQMHLDAGQQVWLVTATPYELAAIIADRLGLTGALGTVAESVDGVFTGRLVGEILHGPGKAHAVRALAIREGLNLRRCTAYSDSYNDVPMLTLVGTAVAINPDSELRDLARKRGWEIRDYRTARKAARIGVPSALALGAAGGALAAIASRRQDN, from the coding sequence GTGACAGATTCGGCAGAACCTCGCTCCGACGACGGGGCCGACGACTCCGCGGTGCCGCAACCGCCCCCTGCCGATCTGACCGCGGCGGCGTTCTTCGACGTCGACAACACCATGGTGCACGGGTCCTCCCTGGTGCACTTTGCGCGCGGGCTCGCCGCCCGCAAGTACTTCACCTACCGCGATGTGCTCGGTTTCATCTACGCGCAGGCCAAATTCCAGCTCACCGGCCGGGAGAACAGCGACGACGTCGCCGAGGGCAAACGCAAGGCGCTGTCGTTCATCGAGGGCCGCACCACCGCGGAACTCTCCGCGGTGGGCGAGGAGATCTACGACGAGATCATCGCCGACAAGATCTGGCCCGGTACCCGCGATCTGGCGCAGATGCACCTCGACGCCGGCCAACAGGTGTGGTTGGTCACCGCGACCCCCTACGAGCTGGCCGCGATCATCGCCGACCGGTTGGGCCTGACCGGCGCCCTGGGCACCGTCGCCGAGTCCGTCGACGGCGTGTTCACCGGCCGGCTGGTCGGCGAGATCCTGCACGGCCCGGGCAAGGCGCACGCGGTGCGCGCGCTGGCCATCCGGGAGGGCCTCAACCTGCGCCGGTGCACGGCCTACTCGGACAGCTACAACGACGTCCCGATGCTGACGCTGGTGGGCACGGCGGTGGCCATCAACCCCGATTCCGAGCTGCGTGACCTGGCCCGCAAGCGGGGTTGGGAGATCCGGGACTACCGCACGGCGCGCAAGGCGGCCCGGATCGGGGTGCCGTCGGCGCTGGCCCTGGGCGCCGCCGGCGGGGCGCTGGCCGCCATCGCCTCGCGCCGCCAGGACAACTGA
- a CDS encoding FAS1-like dehydratase domain-containing protein produces MAIAEEIIGTHYRYPDKFVVGREKIREYAHAVLDDHPAHHDEAAAAELGYAQVVAPLTFIAVAGRRVQLEMFQKFDVGINIARVIHRDQKFKFHRPLTVGDELYFDSYLDSVLESHGTVIAEVRAEVTDGNGEPVITSVVTMIGEASDSEANEQVAAIAARLGL; encoded by the coding sequence ATGGCCATCGCCGAAGAGATCATCGGGACGCACTACCGCTACCCGGACAAGTTTGTCGTGGGGCGGGAGAAGATCCGCGAATACGCCCATGCCGTCCTCGACGACCACCCGGCGCACCACGACGAAGCCGCGGCCGCAGAGCTCGGCTACGCGCAAGTGGTCGCGCCGCTGACGTTCATCGCGGTGGCCGGGCGCCGCGTCCAGCTCGAGATGTTCCAGAAGTTCGACGTGGGGATCAACATCGCCCGGGTGATCCACCGGGACCAGAAGTTCAAGTTCCACCGCCCGCTGACCGTCGGCGACGAGCTGTACTTCGACTCCTACCTGGATTCGGTGCTGGAGTCCCACGGCACGGTGATCGCCGAGGTTCGCGCCGAGGTCACCGACGGCAACGGCGAGCCGGTGATCACCAGCGTCGTCACCATGATCGGCGAGGCCAGCGACTCCGAGGCCAACGAGCAGGTGGCCGCGATCGCCGCCCGCCTGGGCCTCTAG
- a CDS encoding lysophospholipid acyltransferase family protein, producing MAGDSKAKVIPLHRNSRRAEAALRHPSLLADTGTRATAEELAAVVRDIDAHRAGGAASDEPKVPNELAQKIAGIAEFARKRLTGDYVVDEFGFDQHLNEAMFLPLLRMLFRSWFRVEVSGVENLPTEGAGLVVANHAGVLPFDGLMLSVAVHDHHATHRDLRLLAADMVFDMPVLGHAARKAGHTMACTADAHRLLDSGELTAVFPEGYKGLGKHFKDRYKLQRFGRGGFVSAALRTKAPIIPCSIVGSEEIYPMIADVKLLARLLGLPYFPVTPLFPLAGPAGLVPLPSKWHIAFGTPIPTADYDESAAEDPMVTFELTDHVRETIQHTLYQLLANRRNMFLG from the coding sequence GTGGCGGGTGATTCCAAGGCGAAAGTCATTCCACTGCACCGCAATTCAAGACGGGCCGAGGCTGCACTTCGGCACCCGTCGTTGCTCGCGGACACCGGCACCCGCGCCACCGCCGAGGAACTCGCCGCAGTGGTACGCGACATCGACGCCCACCGGGCCGGCGGCGCGGCGAGCGACGAGCCCAAGGTGCCCAACGAGCTGGCCCAGAAGATCGCCGGCATCGCCGAGTTCGCGCGCAAACGCCTCACCGGCGACTACGTGGTCGACGAGTTCGGCTTCGATCAGCATCTCAACGAGGCCATGTTCCTGCCGTTGCTGCGGATGCTCTTCCGGTCGTGGTTCCGGGTCGAGGTCAGTGGGGTGGAGAACCTGCCGACCGAGGGCGCGGGGCTGGTGGTGGCCAACCACGCCGGGGTGCTGCCGTTCGACGGCCTGATGCTGTCGGTGGCGGTGCACGACCACCACGCCACCCACCGGGACCTCCGGCTGTTGGCCGCCGACATGGTCTTCGACATGCCGGTGCTGGGGCACGCGGCCCGCAAGGCGGGCCACACCATGGCCTGCACCGCAGATGCGCACCGGCTACTGGACAGCGGCGAGCTGACGGCGGTGTTCCCCGAGGGCTACAAGGGGCTGGGCAAGCACTTCAAGGACCGCTACAAGCTGCAGCGGTTCGGCCGGGGCGGATTCGTCTCCGCGGCGTTGCGGACCAAGGCGCCCATCATCCCGTGCTCGATCGTCGGCTCCGAGGAGATCTACCCGATGATCGCCGACGTCAAGCTCCTGGCGCGGCTGTTGGGGCTGCCGTACTTCCCGGTGACCCCGCTGTTCCCGCTCGCCGGGCCGGCCGGGTTGGTGCCGTTGCCGTCCAAGTGGCACATCGCGTTCGGAACCCCGATCCCCACCGCCGACTACGACGAGTCGGCCGCCGAGGATCCGATGGTCACCTTCGAGCTGACCGACCACGTCCGCGAGACCATCCAGCACACGCTGTACCAGTTGCTGGCCAACCGCCGGAACATGTTCCTGGGCTGA
- a CDS encoding SDR family oxidoreductase, whose amino-acid sequence MESDETGSPAHPRVVLVTGACRFLGGFLTARLAANPDIERVIAVDAVTPSKDLLRRMGRAEFVRADIRNPFIAKVIRNGDVDTVVHAAAASYTPRSGGRATLKELNVMGAMQLFAACQKAPTVRAVVLKSTSEVYGSSAFDPVMFTEDTTSRRPLGEGFARDSMDIEGYARGLGRRRPDISVSILRLANMIGPAMDTQLSRYLAGPVVPTTVGRDARLQLLHEQDALGALERATIAGRAGTFNIGAKGVIMMSQAVRRAGRVALPLPSVGVRVVDSLLKATGGSEINRDQLRYMTYGRVMDTTRMRTVLGFEPKWTTLEAFDDYVRGRGLTPIIDPRWVLSTEKRAVALAQRWGN is encoded by the coding sequence ATGGAGTCGGACGAAACCGGGAGCCCCGCGCATCCCAGGGTCGTTCTGGTCACGGGAGCCTGTCGTTTTCTCGGCGGGTTCCTGACGGCGAGACTGGCCGCCAATCCGGACATCGAGCGTGTGATCGCCGTCGATGCGGTAACGCCCAGCAAGGACTTGTTGCGGCGAATGGGACGCGCCGAGTTCGTCCGGGCCGACATTCGCAATCCGTTCATCGCCAAGGTGATTCGCAATGGCGACGTGGACACCGTGGTGCATGCCGCGGCCGCGTCGTACACCCCGCGCAGCGGGGGGCGGGCCACGCTCAAGGAACTGAACGTGATGGGCGCGATGCAGCTGTTCGCCGCGTGTCAGAAGGCTCCGACCGTCCGCGCCGTGGTGCTCAAGTCGACCTCGGAGGTGTACGGGTCGAGCGCGTTCGATCCGGTGATGTTCACCGAGGACACCACCAGCCGACGTCCGCTGGGGGAGGGCTTCGCCCGCGACAGCATGGACATCGAGGGGTATGCCCGCGGCCTCGGACGCCGTCGTCCCGACATCTCCGTGTCCATCCTGCGCCTGGCCAACATGATCGGCCCGGCGATGGACACCCAGCTGTCGCGGTACCTGGCGGGGCCGGTGGTGCCGACGACGGTCGGCCGGGACGCGCGGTTGCAGCTGTTGCACGAACAGGACGCGCTCGGGGCCCTGGAACGCGCCACGATCGCCGGACGGGCGGGCACCTTCAACATCGGCGCGAAGGGCGTCATCATGATGTCGCAGGCCGTTCGCCGGGCCGGCCGGGTGGCGTTGCCGCTGCCGTCGGTGGGGGTCCGGGTGGTCGACTCGTTGCTGAAGGCCACCGGCGGCAGCGAGATCAATCGCGACCAACTTCGCTACATGACCTACGGGCGCGTGATGGACACCACCCGGATGCGGACGGTGCTGGGCTTCGAGCCCAAGTGGACCACGCTGGAGGCGTTCGACGACTACGTCCGCGGCCGTGGATTGACTCCGATTATCGATCCGCGATGGGTACTCTCGACGGAGAAACGCGCGGTGGCACTGGCGCAGCGGTGGGGGAATTGA
- a CDS encoding 30S ribosomal protein bS22 — translation MGSVIKKRRKRMSKKKHRKLLRRTRVQRRKLGK, via the coding sequence ATGGGTTCAGTCATCAAGAAGCGGCGTAAGCGTATGTCGAAGAAGAAGCACCGCAAGCTGCTTCGCCGCACCCGCGTGCAGCGCAGAAAACTCGGCAAGTAG
- a CDS encoding helix-turn-helix domain-containing protein yields the protein MTSMNGPSARDSVSAKREAGNSGSADGQPAKAQFLTVAEVAGLMRVSKMTVYRLVHNGELPAVRVGRSFRVHAKAVHDLLETSYFDAG from the coding sequence ATGACGTCTATGAACGGGCCATCGGCTCGGGATTCGGTTAGTGCGAAGCGGGAAGCTGGAAATTCCGGATCCGCGGACGGGCAGCCGGCCAAGGCGCAGTTTCTGACTGTGGCCGAGGTGGCCGGGCTCATGCGGGTCAGCAAGATGACGGTCTACCGCCTGGTGCACAACGGCGAACTGCCGGCCGTGCGCGTGGGTCGATCGTTCCGGGTGCACGCCAAGGCGGTGCACGACCTGTTGGAGACCTCGTACTTCGACGCGGGCTGA
- the proC gene encoding pyrroline-5-carboxylate reductase translates to MARIAIIGGGGMGEALLAGLLRSGRQVKDLVVAERMPERAKYLADTYSVQVASVVDAAEHANYVVVAVKPGDVEQILEEVAEAAAKAEADSAEQVFVSVAAGVTTGLFEAKLPAGSPVVRVMPNTPALVGAGVSALAPGRFVTPEQLKGVSELFDCVGGVLTVAESQMDAVTAVSGSGPAYFFLMVEAMVDAGVAAGLSRPVATDLVVQTMAGSAAMLLDRLDKARRDAADGVAAVPVDTTAAQLRATVTSPGGTTAAGLRELERGGLRATVAEAVLAAKTRSEQLGITSE, encoded by the coding sequence ATGGCCAGAATCGCGATCATCGGCGGCGGCGGTATGGGTGAGGCCCTGTTGGCCGGACTGCTGCGGTCCGGTCGACAGGTCAAGGACCTCGTCGTCGCAGAGCGCATGCCGGAGCGCGCCAAGTACCTCGCCGACACCTACTCGGTGCAGGTGGCTTCCGTGGTGGACGCCGCCGAGCACGCCAACTACGTGGTGGTCGCGGTCAAGCCCGGCGACGTCGAGCAGATCCTCGAGGAGGTCGCCGAGGCCGCCGCCAAGGCCGAGGCCGACAGCGCCGAGCAGGTCTTCGTCAGCGTCGCCGCCGGGGTCACCACCGGCCTGTTCGAGGCCAAGCTGCCGGCGGGGTCGCCGGTGGTCCGGGTGATGCCCAATACGCCCGCGCTGGTGGGCGCCGGCGTCAGCGCGTTGGCGCCGGGCCGGTTCGTGACCCCGGAACAACTCAAGGGCGTCTCCGAGCTGTTCGACTGCGTCGGCGGGGTGTTGACGGTCGCCGAGAGTCAGATGGACGCGGTGACGGCGGTGTCGGGCTCCGGGCCCGCGTACTTCTTCCTCATGGTCGAGGCGATGGTCGACGCGGGGGTCGCCGCGGGCCTGAGCCGGCCGGTCGCAACCGATCTGGTGGTGCAGACCATGGCGGGCTCGGCGGCGATGTTGCTGGACCGTCTGGACAAGGCCCGGCGGGACGCCGCGGACGGCGTGGCGGCGGTCCCGGTCGACACCACTGCGGCGCAGCTCCGCGCGACCGTGACCTCGCCCGGCGGGACCACCGCGGCGGGTCTGCGGGAGCTCGAGCGGGGAGGTTTGCGGGCGACCGTCGCCGAGGCGGTGCTGGCCGCAAAAACCCGCTCTGAGCAGTTAGGAATCACATCAGAGTAA
- a CDS encoding thioesterase family protein, which yields MTGPASFARAMTLTAADPVDADGAADAVFTAELNLHWTIGPKIHGGVMLALCAKAAGLAITGGETGFAPVAVSASYLSAPDPGSVRLVARVRKRGRRVSLVDVELIQGQRVAVRTSVTLAEPEHDAAPLLAANPVPAQMPPEPPAGIEAIGPGHPLAEINHLAAGCDIRPDMSQLWTPTPGQAPVTRLWVRPRTEVPDVLFALMCGDISMPVTFAVGRTGWAPTIQLTAYLRGLPADGWLRILCTTTQIGQDWFDEDHLVVDSTGRIVVQTRQLAMVPAP from the coding sequence ATGACGGGCCCAGCGAGCTTCGCGCGGGCGATGACGCTCACCGCGGCCGACCCCGTCGACGCCGACGGTGCGGCCGACGCGGTGTTCACCGCCGAGCTCAACCTGCACTGGACCATCGGCCCGAAGATCCACGGCGGTGTGATGCTGGCGCTGTGCGCCAAGGCGGCCGGCCTGGCCATCACCGGCGGCGAGACCGGGTTCGCGCCCGTCGCGGTGTCCGCCAGCTACCTGTCGGCGCCGGACCCGGGGTCGGTGCGGTTGGTGGCCCGGGTGCGCAAGCGGGGCCGCCGGGTCAGCCTCGTCGACGTGGAGCTGATCCAGGGGCAGCGGGTGGCCGTGCGTACCTCGGTCACCCTGGCCGAGCCCGAACACGATGCGGCGCCGCTGCTGGCGGCCAACCCGGTGCCGGCGCAGATGCCGCCGGAACCACCGGCCGGGATCGAGGCGATCGGGCCGGGGCACCCGCTGGCCGAGATCAACCACTTGGCCGCCGGTTGTGACATCCGGCCGGACATGTCGCAGCTGTGGACACCGACGCCCGGGCAGGCGCCGGTGACCCGGCTGTGGGTGCGGCCCCGGACCGAGGTGCCCGATGTGTTGTTCGCGCTGATGTGCGGGGACATTTCGATGCCGGTGACCTTCGCCGTCGGCCGCACCGGCTGGGCGCCCACCATCCAACTCACCGCCTACCTGCGCGGCCTGCCCGCCGACGGTTGGCTGCGGATCCTGTGCACCACGACGCAGATCGGCCAGGACTGGTTCGACGAGGACCATCTGGTGGTGGACAGCACCGGCCGGATCGTGGTGCAGACACGTCAGCTCGCGATGGTGCCCGCTCCCTGA